One window of Acomys russatus chromosome 28, mAcoRus1.1, whole genome shotgun sequence genomic DNA carries:
- the LOC127210790 gene encoding olfactory receptor 6C4-like, whose product MKNQTLTEFILLGLTDAPELQTCVFLFLLITYLFSIVGNLTIIILTLLDSHLQTPMYFFLRNFSFLEISFTSTFTPRILFSISTGVKTISFAGCFTQYFFAILFGATEFYLLTAMSYDRYVAICKPLHYTTIMSNRVCTLLVLCSWMSGFLIILFPIILTSQLDFCASNVLNHYYCDYGPLIEIACSDTRMLEIFDFVLAVVTLIVTLMLVVLSYTRIIRTILKIPSAQQRKKAFSTCSSHMVVISLSYGSCIFMYIKPSATQGVAFNKGVAVLNNSVAPLLNPFIYTLRNKQVKQAFNDAVRKMVHLYSF is encoded by the coding sequence ATGAAAAACCAGACTCTGACTGAATTTATTCTTCTGGGACTCACAGATGCCCCAGAGCTTCAAAcctgtgttttcctgtttctcctcatcACATACTTATTCAGTATTGTGGGGAACCTGACCATCATCATCCTCACGCTGCTGGATTCCCATCTCCAGacacccatgtacttcttcctcaggaACTTCTCCTTCCTTGAGATCTCCTTCACGTCCACTTTTACTCCTCGGATACTCTTCAGCATCTCCACAGGAGTGAAGACCATCAGCTTTGCCGGATGCTTCACTCAGTACTTCTTCGCCATTTTATTTGGAGCCACTGAGTTTTACCTTCTGACAGCCAtgtcctatgaccgctatgtggccatctgcaagcCCCTGCACTACACCACCATCATGAGCAACAGGGTCTGCACCCTGCTGGTCCTCTGCTCTTGGATGAGTGGGTTCCTCATCATCTTATTCCCGATCATCTTGACCAGTCAACTGGACTTCTGTGCGTCCAATGTGCTCAATCATTACTACTGTGACTATGGGCCCCTCATAGAAATAGCTTGTTCAGACACAAGGATGCTGGAGATCTTTGACTTTGTTTTGGCAGTCGTGACCTTGATAGTCACCTTGATGCTGGTGGTCCTCTCCTACACACGCATCATCAGGACCATTCTGAAGATCCCTTctgcacagcagaggaagaaggcgTTTTCCACGTGTTCTTCCCACATGGTTGTCATCTCCCTCTCTTATGGGAGCTGCATCTTCATGTACATAAAGCCTTCAGCAACACAAGGAGTTGCCTTCAATAAGGGCGTGGCTGTGCTCAACAACTCAGTGGCCCCTTTGCTGAACCCGTTCATTTACACGCTAAGGAATAAGCAGGTGAAACAAGCTTTCAATGATGCTGTCAGAAAAATGGTGCATCTTTATTCATTTTAG
- the LOC127210791 gene encoding olfactory receptor 6C4-like → MEEVGPDKKRTAEAEKQEGRQPVLETKNQTLTEFILLGLTDAPELQTCVFLFLLVTYLFSIVGNLTIIILTLLDSHLQTPMYFFLRNFSFLEISFTSTFTPRILFSISTGVKTISFAGCFTQYFFAIFLGATEFYLLAAMSYDRYVAICKPLHYTTIMSNRVCTLLVLCSWMSGFLIILFPIILTSQLDFCASNVLNHYYCDYGPLIEIACSDTRMLEIFDFVLAVVTLIVTLTLVVLSYTRIIRTILKIPSAQQRKKAFSTCSSHMVVISLSYGSCIFMYIKPSATQEVAFNKGVAVLNTSVAPLLNPFIYTLRNKQVKQSFQGITRKIVSLQ, encoded by the exons ATGGAAGAAGTGGGACCTGACAAGAAGAGGACCGCAGAAGCCGAGAAGCAGGAAGGACG GCAGCCAGTGTTGGAAACTAAAAACCAGACTCTGACTGAATTCATTCTTCTGGGACTCACAGATGCCCCAGAGCTTCAAAcctgtgttttcctgtttctcctcgTCACATACTTATTCAGTATTGTGGGGAACCTGACCATCATCATCCTCACGCTGCTGGATTCCCATCTCCAGacacccatgtacttcttcctcaggaACTTCTCCTTCCTTGAGATCTCCTTCACGTCCACTTTTACTCCTCGGATACTCTTCAGCATCTCCACAGGAGTGAAGACCATCAGCTTTGCCGGATGCTTCACTCAGTACTTCTTCGCCATCTTCCTTGGAGCCACCGAGTTTTACCTTCTGGCCGCCATGTCCTacgaccgctatgtggccatctgcaagcCCCTGCACTACACCACCATCATGAGCAACAGGGTCTGCACCCTGCTGGTCCTCTGCTCTTGGATGAGTGGGTTCCTCATCATCTTATTCCCGATCATCTTGACCAGTCAACTGGACTTCTGTGCGTCCAATGTGCTCAATCATTACTACTGTGACTATGGGCCCCTCATAGAAATAGCTTGTTCAGACACAAGGATGCTGGAGATCTTTGACTTTGTCTTGGCAGTCGTGACCTTGATAGTCACCCTGACGCTGGTGGTCCTCTCCTACACACGCATCATCAGGACCATTCTGAAGATCCCTTctgcacagcagaggaagaaggcgTTTTCCACGTGTTCTTCCCACATGGTTGTCATCTCCCTCTCTTATGGGAGCTGCATCTTTATGTACATAAAGCCTTCAGCAACACAAGAAGTTGCCTTCAATAAGGGCGTGGCTGTGCTCAACACCTCAGTGGCCCCTTTGCTGAACCCGTTCATTTACACGCTAAGGAATAAGCAGGTGAAACAAAGCTTCCAGGGCATCACCAGGAAGATCGTAAGCCTTCAATAA